In Planctomycetia bacterium, one DNA window encodes the following:
- a CDS encoding ABC transporter ATP-binding protein, which translates to MIELRDLEKVYRVGTELVHALRGVTLTIGENEYVAIMGPSGSGKSTLMNILGCLDIPTRGNYFLNGRDVSRLSQSGLARIRGRQIGFVFQNFELLPRTTALKNVQLPLMYAMVPRRRQRAMDALRLVGLEDRAKHRPNQLSGGQKQRVAIARALAQQPDIILADEPTGNLDTVTGDEIMAIFDRLYLAGQTIIIVTHEADIAARCKRIITLRDGLIASDQQTGRVIDSCSAHFHSGAAARA; encoded by the coding sequence TTGATCGAGCTGCGCGACCTTGAAAAGGTCTACCGCGTCGGCACCGAGCTGGTCCACGCCCTGCGCGGCGTCACGCTCACCATCGGCGAAAATGAGTACGTCGCCATCATGGGGCCAAGCGGCTCGGGCAAAAGCACCCTGATGAATATCCTCGGCTGCCTCGACATCCCCACGCGCGGCAATTACTTCCTCAACGGCCGCGACGTCTCGCGCCTCTCCCAGTCCGGCCTCGCGCGCATCCGCGGTCGACAGATCGGCTTCGTCTTCCAGAATTTCGAGCTGCTGCCGCGCACCACCGCCCTGAAGAACGTGCAGCTCCCGCTCATGTACGCCATGGTCCCCCGGCGGCGGCAACGCGCCATGGACGCCCTGCGGCTCGTCGGCCTCGAAGACCGCGCCAAGCATCGGCCCAATCAGCTCTCCGGCGGCCAGAAGCAACGCGTCGCCATCGCTCGCGCCCTTGCCCAGCAGCCCGACATCATTCTCGCAGACGAACCCACCGGAAACCTCGACACCGTCACCGGCGACGAAATCATGGCCATCTTTGACCGACTCTACCTGGCCGGGCAGACCATCATCATCGTCACCCACGAAGCCGACATCGCCGCGCGATGCAAACGCATCATCACGCTCCGCGATGGCTTGATTGCTTCCGATCAACAGACCGGCCGCGTTATCGACTCATGCTCCGCGCATTTCCATTCCGGCGCCGCGGCGAGGGCATGA